One Coffea eugenioides isolate CCC68of chromosome 2, Ceug_1.0, whole genome shotgun sequence genomic window, TTTGGTGACAAGACATACAAGGTGACTTCTTTGGATTCATAATTAACAGTGCAATTTTACCGTAGAATACATAGCTTCTCCTAATTTTAATGCATAGCACTTGTTTGACATCCCTTCTCCTGCCTGCATCCATCTcccagaaaaatgaaaatgaaaaacctACAAAATTCTGGTATGACAAAATTAAGAGGTTTTTTCTTATttgtcctttttcctttttccctttgaCAGGGCGGAAATGATTCCGAGATCTATGAATCTGAGAGAACCGTGGGACACACAGGTCTACCATGCttgtttaatttatttcttgAGTACTCAAATGTTGCTTGCAATGGCGTtcttttaactttcaaatcatgTTAACTATTATTATACTTCTCCTGTTGTCATGTTGCCTTCGAGTTTcttttcaaactaatttatTAAGCTTTCTTTTCAGTTACTAGCCCGGATGATACAGTAAAGCTGTGTTCAAGTCTTTTCCTGGGCAAGGAGGATGCAGATTCTTGACCATGTTGCATACTCTTGGCTTTTCAATTGTTTCTAGTCATTTATAAAGTGGTCTTAAGTTCTGAAACTTTCCATCTACGCTGTATTATCATTCTTATGTATGTTCAAGTTGTAAAATTTTGCCTTGTAATCTGTGGATTTAGTAAAAATTCCTTTCAAACAATAACCTTTTGCTAAACAGTGTATTTATTCTGTTCTATGTAATGAAGAATAAGAGGCAGAAAGACCAAGGCCTTTTTCTAGCAGAGTCTGGTACAGATTGCGAATGCAAAATCTTTGGAGTGTATGATCTGCCATATCTAATGTATTCATATGAATTTCCACCAGGCTGATATATATATGCAAGCAAAACCAGGCATGCTGATTTGCTGATAATCCATCCTCTTCGACACTTTATCTGTTCATTACTTCTCCCTGTATCAAGAAAAAATATAGGCTGAAAGCCATGGAAAAATTCCTGGTCTGGAGGATTAACTTCCTCCATTTTGTATAAAGACCATTAGACCTTTTTCTCACGTTTGGAACTTTGGATATGaaagaattgaaaagaaaaggaaggataTCAGATCCCTTCCAAGTCAAAAAAGCTATCCGCTCAAAATCGGACGAAAACGTGAGAAAGTGGTGTGGGGTAAATGAATTATTGCATGTACCACCACTTTTACCTTAAAAAGATTACAATCTAATAGAACACTCGTGTAAGTTTAAGATCTAATGGTCTTTATGTAAAACACAATCTTTTCTCCACTTCCAAACAAAGGAAAATTGCTTCATTCCCATTCTCCTCCAAAACTCCCAAATAACATGGAATATATTATCTTTTCGattcgtttcttttcttttctaacttaagatttctcttctcttcttttctttcctagaCTCCCAAACTGGAATCATGGCAAACAACGTGCAGTACATTGTTCACAGAACTCATGATACTGCACAATTCTGGGAGCTGATTGGTGACAGTTACCTAGAGAAGCTAAGAGGAAATATCCAACATGCTAGTAAGTTGGGTATGTCCAGACTGGGTAAGTTGGATATACTGTTGGCTGGATGGATGTAGTTCCATAAGtatattcttcttcttcctcctcccgGTTCTCAAGCTCACCAATTGGGATCACACTAACAAGTTCAACAGATCCCAGCTTTTTCCTGAGCAAGGAGGTCAAATTAACTGCATCAATTCCCTCACCAACTACCACTATCTGGTCCTTGTTTTCTCCTTGTAGAGCCACTCTTTCAATACCTGAACCAAGAAAGTAGAAATTATCAGTACAAACATTACTTTTCTATGTATGTCTAAATTCTGAGGggacaagtttttttttttttgtgaaaaggaaaaggaaaaaaaaacctgCTACAGAAACTGCAATTTGCATAGCTTTGGTTAATTGCTTCTTCTTTGTGCAGTCTAAGAACCTTATAACAATTCTTTGCTGCATTTAAGAAGTACAATCATGTAAGTATTACTAGGAAGAAATGAGACAGCACCAGTGCAAAATATAAAATGGTTTCTAGCTAGTGTTGGCTTCATAAATCGTACCTGCATTTCGTGCTTTGGCGTGCGACTGCAACCAATactaagagagagagagtgtgtatGTATATACGAATTACAGAActttaggattcttgtgctgtAATCTACAGAGATGCTTCGTGAATATATATAGCAACTGCAAACAAGCAAACCCCATAACTTAGCCTCTTTAAAGTTTAAAGTTTAACCACCATCCCACCTTCCCTCTTCCTTTAAAGTTTAACCACCATGCCACCTTCCTTCGTCCTTTCCCTTTGCCTTTTCTCGACCGCGTGGCTTGGAAAGAAATAGTCAAATGTTTCACTCAACCAAgtcaatttagtcaatttttgaaagCAAGCAGAGAATAAATGTTAAAggtataattttagaaacctcccttgtgGTTTCTAATAATTGCAGTCACCTCCCCtaagatttgaaaaataatagaaaCTTCCCCTAATATCTTGGTAACAATTGATGAtataaacaaaatgaaaaaagaaaaaaaatctaatgaaTATTACCCCTCTCTAATATGTAAAATGAATTGAATGCTAAAAAGTCAACTACCACCATTATTCGTTAGGTGAAATTttcaagttattttttttttttttgcaagaaaaTTTAAGGCATGTTTTGAAAGCATTCTTTTTTTTGTACTATAGACATATTTTTTTGGTTAAGTAATATTTGAAGATATTTATTTTAACAAATGCCTTCCTAGTTGGTTGATCGACTTTTTGTAAATTGATTAATAAAACTAGTAAAAAAATTTGGGAATCAAGTATATTGTATTATATTAGATGCTATTAGAATTTTAGAATAAAGAAGTATTACCAAAAaggaattttcatttttctcttttaaactcgttttcacttaaaatttgtaaattttgtgaaagccattatagtttttttaaaatatcaagAGATGTAAGTGTAAATTTTCAAACCTTAGAAGAGGCGGTtgcaattgtcaaa contains:
- the LOC113763746 gene encoding heavy metal-associated isoprenylated plant protein 47-like, whose protein sequence is MQQRIVIRFLDCTKKKQLTKAMQIAVSVAGIERVALQGENKDQIVVVGEGIDAVNLTSLLRKKLGSVELVSVIPIGELENREEEEEEYTYGTTSIQPTVYPTYPVWTYPTY